In [Phormidium] sp. ETS-05, the genomic window GCTGAGGAAAATTTTGATCCAGATCACAGACGATCGGCCCGCACTCCGATATTTTTAAAGAAATCCCGGCATCGCCGTTGTTAGGAACAGAAGCCTGACAGATGGCGGTGTCGAGGCAGGAGTGAAGGGAGGCACAGCAGTGGCTCAGATGAAGTTCTGATCAACTAACCACCAGCCAACCAGCCACTGCTGCTTCAAGATTAACTGATTGTGAATGCAGGCCAGAAGGCACAAACTAACATACTTGCTTAAGGAAATTGTTTCAGGGGTAATGCCATGTTGACTAGCTCTTTAACCAGCCGCACCTTCGTCGATCGCCTGCAAATAGGCTACCGGGAAACCTACGGCAACCTTAACTCCGAATATCCTCATCTCATCAGCAGTGTTGCCAACCTCGTGTTAGCCAAAATTGCTACCAGTGACGCACCCTATCACGATGTGGAACATACGATGTTAGTCACGATCGCCGGTCAGGAAATATTGCGGGGAAAGCAGCTAACGGAAGGTAACGTATCCAGCACCGATTGGGTTCATTTCATCATCGGTCTTTTATGCCATGATATTGGCTATGTCCGAGGGGTATGTAGTGAAGATTGCCACCATCAGCAATTGTATGCTACGGGCATCAACCACCAGACGATCGTCCTGCCAGCCGGAGCCACCGATGCCAGTCTCACCCCCTATCATGTGGACAGAAGCCAAAAATTTCTAGAAGAGGTTTTTGGTGACAACCCCCTCATCGACATAGAAACCATCAAGAGGCAAATTGAGCTGACCCGCTTTCCCGTACCCCCCGGCAGCAAGCATCAAGACACCATCAACTATCCCGGTTTAACCAGAGCAGCCGATCTCATCGGCCAACTGGCAGACCCCCAATACCTACAAAAAATGGAAAATCTTTTCCGAGAGTTTGAGGAAACCGGCGTCAATAAAAATCTCGGCTACCGCCATCCCCAAGAATTACGTGCTGCCTATCCTAACTTTTTTTGGAAAGTCGCCTACCCCTATATCTGCGATAGCTTATGCTATTTAGGAGTCACCCCCACAGGGCAAAAAATTATTAAGCACCTGTTTGATAACGTGGGCATAGTCGAAACCGAGCTAGCAGCCGCACCTTGCCGGGATTTCCCTAATCATTTGAGAGCCGAGAAAAATCATCATTATGAATCTCATCTCAATCATCGCCCTGCAGATGGCATCCATAATCAAGCAAAAGAAAATATCCCTTTAGGAGCGCCAAATAATTATATGCAAATGCCATACTGAAATAATCAATTAGTTTCTATTTCCCCAGATAAATAAAAGAATTTTACTTCTATTTTTGTCATCGATAGTATGCGGCGCTACATCGCTCAAATGAGCGAGATATATTGATGATAAGTAGGTCACGTCAAAAAACTTTACTCCGCGAGCCGTAGTAGGGTGGGCAGTGCCTGACGTCACCTGTGATCACCAGTTCTGTACTGGGCACTGCCCACCCTACAGAACTCTCCCCTGGGGGCGACGAAAGACATATGACAAAGGACTTGTGACCAATGACCATAACTGAACCAACCACATACTCAGGCGGCTGTCACTGCGGGGCGGTGCGGTTTCAAGTAACTATAGATAAACATGAAGCGATAAAATGCAACTGCTCCATCTGTAAGAAAAAGGTTTTTGCACCTAATTGTGCCCCCGGAGCGATTTACCTTATTGCAGGGTGATGATTCTCTAATCGCTTACACGTTCAATACCGGGATTGCTAAGCATTTATTCTGTAAAACTTGCGGTATCCATTCGTTTTATCGCCCCCGGAGTCATCCTGACTCCTACGACGTGAATGTACATTGCCTCGATGGGGATGTGGTATCTAAATTTGAGGTAGTGGATTTTGACGGCACTAACTGGGAGGCAAATATCGAGAAAATTCTGTGATATTGATTACGGTTTTACCTTTTTTTAGTCACCGGGTCTTGACAATCTGACTCATATAGCCCTAGACCAGGGGACAAGTCAGCCAATAAGCCCTGATGCCCCACCGCAGATTGACGCATCTGGGACCAAAAATCTTAAAAAAAAACTACATTCAGGGGGAGGAAGAGGTAATTTGTTTGATAATATCTTATCCCCTTAGAGGAGAAACCGGGTTGACCCCGCCTAAGCGCTATGCGCTATGCGCAGGCAACGCCTACGCGCAGGCAACGCCTACGCGGGGGCAGGCTTAACCAAATCTGGGTTAAAATCCCAAGACGATCGCATTGGGTCCCGGTTTCTGGTGAACAAAGGACAAAGGATTTTTGACAAATATCTTGGAGTCGCCCCAGATGCAGCCAATTAGAACATTTAACGTTTCTCCCGCCCTACCGGCTCATATGGAGCCCCTACGCAAACTAGCGTATAACCTTTACTGGGATTGGAACGTAGAAGCTAAAGACCTATTCCGCAGGCTAGACCCAGATTTGTGGGAGTCCAGTCACCATAACCCAGTGTTGATGCTGGGCACGATTTCCCAAAAGCGACTGCTGGAAGTGGCCGAAGATGAGGGCTTTTTAGCCCAGATGGCAAGGGCGGCGCAGCAAATGGAGGATTACCTGCGGGAGCGGAACTGGTATCGCAAAACTCGCGATAAAGACAAGCAAAAGGAATGCTACGCCTATTTTTCGGCGGAATTCGGCTTGGTGGATTCGCTGCCAATTTACTCCGGTGGTTTGGGTGTGTTGGCGGGAGACCACCTGAAATCTGCCAGTGACTTGGGTTTGCCCCTGGTGGGGGTGGGTTTACTGTATCAGGAGGGCTATTTCAGTCAGTACCTGAATGCGGACGGGTGGCAGCAGGAGCGCTATCCGATTAATGATTTTTATAATATGCCGTTGCATCTGGAACGGGATGCTAACGGAGATGAGTTGCGGATTGCGGTGGACTATCCGGGGCGCCAAGTCTATGCCCGAGTGTGGCGGGTGCAGGTGGGGACGGTGGCGCTGTATATGCTGGATACG contains:
- a CDS encoding Npun_R2479 family HD domain-containing metalloprotein, with protein sequence MLTSSLTSRTFVDRLQIGYRETYGNLNSEYPHLISSVANLVLAKIATSDAPYHDVEHTMLVTIAGQEILRGKQLTEGNVSSTDWVHFIIGLLCHDIGYVRGVCSEDCHHQQLYATGINHQTIVLPAGATDASLTPYHVDRSQKFLEEVFGDNPLIDIETIKRQIELTRFPVPPGSKHQDTINYPGLTRAADLIGQLADPQYLQKMENLFREFEETGVNKNLGYRHPQELRAAYPNFFWKVAYPYICDSLCYLGVTPTGQKIIKHLFDNVGIVETELAAAPCRDFPNHLRAEKNHHYESHLNHRPADGIHNQAKENIPLGAPNNYMQMPY
- a CDS encoding GFA family protein; this encodes MHLIVPPERFTLLQGDDSLIAYTFNTGIAKHLFCKTCGIHSFYRPRSHPDSYDVNVHCLDGDVVSKFEVVDFDGTNWEANIEKIL